From Deferrisoma camini S3R1, the proteins below share one genomic window:
- a CDS encoding TrmH family RNA methyltransferase — MIEPIRSRRNERLRWAARVVRDRRFRRREGVWAAEGIRLAEEVAGSGLPVRLWLLEEGWGAEPGRNRRLLETVTERGDPVVRVARGLLREATDTQTPQGVAVVFQAPRWAPEDLLARPGPLVVLDRLQDPGNLGTLARTAEATGAAGLVLVPGSADPGNPKALRASAGSLLRLPAVTVPNAAGFLKAVGIQALATVPAGGAAPDELDLTGRFALLLGQEGGGLAPDLAGSAGLRVTLPMEGRVESLNVAAAAAMILYEAQRQRRKALSPISRSSPWPRSRP; from the coding sequence ATGATCGAACCGATCCGGTCTCGAAGGAACGAGCGGCTCCGGTGGGCGGCCCGGGTGGTGCGCGACCGACGGTTCCGCCGGCGCGAGGGGGTGTGGGCGGCCGAGGGCATCCGCCTGGCCGAGGAGGTGGCCGGCTCCGGTCTGCCGGTGCGGCTGTGGCTGCTGGAGGAGGGGTGGGGGGCCGAGCCGGGCCGGAACCGCCGGCTCCTCGAGACGGTGACGGAGCGGGGGGATCCGGTGGTTCGGGTGGCCCGGGGGCTGCTGCGGGAGGCAACCGACACCCAGACCCCCCAGGGCGTGGCGGTGGTGTTCCAGGCGCCCCGGTGGGCGCCGGAGGACCTGCTGGCCCGGCCCGGCCCCCTGGTGGTGCTCGACCGGCTCCAGGACCCCGGGAACCTGGGCACCCTGGCCCGCACCGCCGAAGCCACGGGCGCGGCCGGCCTCGTGCTGGTACCCGGCTCGGCCGACCCGGGCAATCCCAAGGCCCTGCGCGCCTCGGCGGGGTCGCTCCTTCGGCTGCCCGCGGTCACCGTGCCCAATGCGGCCGGGTTCCTCAAGGCGGTCGGGATCCAGGCCCTGGCCACGGTGCCCGCGGGCGGGGCCGCGCCGGACGAGCTGGACCTGACCGGCCGGTTCGCACTCCTGCTCGGCCAGGAGGGCGGCGGCCTGGCCCCCGACCTGGCCGGGTCGGCCGGCCTCCGGGTCACCCTGCCCATGGAAGGCCGGGTGGAGTCGCTCAACGTGGCCGCGGCCGCGGCCATGATCCTGTACGAGGCCCAACGCCAACGCCGCAAGGCCCTTTCCCCCATCTCAAGGAGTTCCCCATGGCCCAGATCCAGACCCTGA